A single Sulfurimonas aquatica DNA region contains:
- a CDS encoding beta-ketoacyl-ACP synthase II, with protein sequence MRRVVITGLGMINSVGHDKESSFKAICDGECGIDRITIFDPEGYGAQIAGEVKDFDPATVMAPKEVKKADRFIHLGLKAAQEAMLDAALPEDTDMSRFGVSAGSGIGGLPSIEKNSVILETRGPRRISPFFIPGTLVNMLGGFVSIEHGTQGPNLSSVTACAAGTHAISEAAKTIICNGAEKMLVVSAESAITGVGIGGFAAMKALSTRNDSPKTASRPFDADRDGFVMGEGAAALVLEEYESAVARGANIYGELIGFGESGDANHITTPSLDGPARAMRAAYKMAGEPKIDYVNAHGTSTPINDKNETAAVKDLLGGKENCPPMSSIKGQIGHCLGAAGGIEAVTCLMAMRDGIIPPTINNITPDENCDLDYVTSGARKAELNVTMSNSFGFGGTNGVLIFKKI encoded by the coding sequence ATGAGAAGAGTAGTAATAACTGGACTAGGAATGATAAATTCTGTTGGGCATGATAAAGAGAGTTCTTTCAAGGCTATTTGCGATGGTGAATGTGGAATTGATAGAATTACTATTTTTGATCCAGAAGGTTATGGCGCTCAAATTGCAGGTGAAGTGAAAGATTTTGATCCAGCAACGGTAATGGCTCCTAAAGAGGTTAAAAAAGCTGATAGATTTATTCACCTTGGTTTAAAAGCTGCTCAAGAAGCTATGCTGGATGCAGCACTACCAGAAGATACAGATATGAGTAGATTTGGTGTTAGTGCTGGTTCTGGAATAGGTGGTCTTCCATCTATTGAGAAAAACTCTGTTATTTTAGAGACTCGTGGTCCAAGAAGAATTTCCCCATTTTTTATTCCAGGTACTCTTGTGAATATGCTTGGTGGTTTTGTTTCAATTGAACATGGAACTCAAGGTCCAAACCTCTCAAGTGTAACTGCTTGTGCAGCAGGAACACATGCAATAAGTGAAGCAGCTAAAACAATCATCTGTAATGGTGCTGAGAAGATGCTTGTTGTATCTGCAGAATCTGCTATAACAGGTGTAGGTATCGGTGGATTTGCTGCTATGAAGGCACTCTCTACTAGAAATGACTCTCCAAAAACAGCATCACGTCCTTTTGATGCAGACCGTGATGGTTTTGTAATGGGCGAAGGTGCAGCGGCTTTAGTACTTGAAGAGTATGAGTCAGCAGTGGCACGTGGAGCAAATATATATGGTGAACTTATTGGTTTTGGTGAAAGTGGTGATGCAAATCATATTACTACTCCATCACTTGATGGTCCTGCACGTGCGATGAGAGCTGCATATAAAATGGCTGGTGAGCCTAAAATTGACTATGTAAACGCTCATGGTACTTCTACTCCTATCAACGATAAAAATGAGACAGCTGCTGTTAAAGACCTCTTAGGTGGAAAAGAGAATTGTCCTCCAATGAGTTCAATTAAAGGTCAAATAGGTCACTGTCTTGGTGCTGCTGGTGGCATAGAAGCTGTAACATGTTTAATGGCTATGAGAGATGGGATTATTCCTCCAACTATCAACAATATAACACCTGATGAAAATTGTGACTTAGACTATGTTACATCAGGTGCAAGAAAAGCAGAACTAAATGTTACTATGAGTAATTCATTTGGTTTTGGTGGAACAAATGGCGTTCTTATTTTTAAAAAAATCTAA
- the accA gene encoding acetyl-CoA carboxylase carboxyl transferase subunit alpha, with product MATYLDFEHKIKFIQEDIISAQVRHNYAEVEELTKTLDKEVEKIYKNLSDFQKLQLARHLDRPYALDYINIIMRDKYEIHGDRHFRDDAAIICYMGYIGDEKVMVIGEQKGRGTKNKLKRNFGMPHPEGYRKALRAAKLAEKFGIPILMLVDTPGAYPGLGAEERNQSEAIARNLLELAEIKTPTVSIVIGEGGSGGALAIGVADRFAMMRYSVFSVISPEGCSAILWNDPKKAEAATNAMKITSADLKELDLIDDIINEPLIGAHREKDAAAQAISEYFLEQLKELRSMSEDERMEARYLKLTKPGAFAE from the coding sequence TTGGCTACATACTTAGACTTTGAACATAAAATTAAATTTATTCAAGAAGATATCATTTCTGCACAGGTACGTCATAACTATGCAGAAGTAGAAGAGTTAACAAAAACTCTTGATAAAGAAGTTGAAAAAATATACAAAAATCTTTCTGACTTTCAAAAGCTTCAACTTGCACGTCATTTAGATCGTCCTTATGCTCTTGATTATATTAATATTATAATGAGAGATAAGTATGAAATTCATGGAGATAGACACTTCCGTGATGATGCTGCAATAATCTGTTACATGGGTTATATAGGCGATGAGAAAGTAATGGTTATAGGTGAGCAAAAAGGTCGTGGAACCAAAAATAAACTCAAACGCAACTTTGGTATGCCTCATCCTGAGGGTTATAGAAAAGCTCTTCGTGCGGCTAAACTAGCTGAAAAATTTGGTATACCAATATTAATGTTAGTTGACACACCGGGTGCATATCCAGGACTTGGAGCTGAAGAGAGAAATCAGAGTGAAGCGATTGCTAGAAACCTTTTAGAACTAGCAGAGATTAAAACGCCAACAGTATCTATTGTTATAGGTGAGGGTGGATCTGGTGGAGCACTTGCTATTGGTGTTGCCGATAGATTTGCTATGATGCGTTATTCTGTATTTAGCGTTATATCACCAGAGGGATGTTCGGCGATTCTCTGGAATGATCCAAAAAAAGCTGAAGCTGCTACAAACGCTATGAAAATAACAAGTGCAGACCTCAAAGAGCTTGATCTGATAGATGATATTATTAATGAGCCATTAATTGGTGCACATCGTGAAAAAGATGCAGCCGCACAAGCAATATCTGAGTACTTCTTAGAGCAACTTAAAGAGTTACGTTCTATGAGTGAAGATGAGCGAATGGAAGCTAGATATCTTAAGCTAACTAAACCAGGGGCTTTTGCAGAATAA
- a CDS encoding 3'-5' exonuclease, giving the protein MHNKEFPLDKKSVSRLASRGLPLEVLKSQIDDSIDFFMELSRAKGLNIIKKQGYFYFDTKYISIEDAEFCIVDIETNGSKIEKHQIIEIAAVKVKNGVIVDRFESLVYTKEINPHITEITGISAGDTVDAPDLKTVMLEFKLFLGDAIFIAHDVKFDFTFVSKTLRKIGLEDIFNRALCSLALAERTIVSYRYGLSYLNDTFDLNTNATHHRAMSDVMTTYGLFLLSLENCTESLNNVEDLIKFSKEAPRLKRPKFDPFLLKEEEIETQEL; this is encoded by the coding sequence ATGCACAATAAAGAGTTCCCCCTAGATAAAAAAAGTGTTTCGCGTTTAGCTTCTCGTGGTCTTCCCTTAGAAGTTTTAAAATCACAAATAGATGATAGTATAGATTTTTTCATGGAACTTAGCCGTGCAAAAGGTTTAAATATCATCAAAAAACAGGGTTACTTTTACTTTGACACTAAATATATCTCAATAGAAGATGCTGAGTTTTGCATAGTAGATATTGAGACAAATGGCTCTAAAATTGAAAAACATCAAATCATTGAGATTGCCGCAGTTAAAGTAAAAAATGGAGTCATCGTCGATAGGTTTGAATCTTTAGTCTATACTAAAGAGATTAATCCTCACATTACGGAAATAACTGGTATTTCCGCAGGAGACACAGTTGACGCGCCTGATTTAAAAACCGTTATGCTTGAATTCAAACTTTTTTTGGGTGACGCAATTTTTATTGCTCATGATGTGAAATTTGATTTTACATTTGTATCGAAAACTCTTCGTAAGATTGGACTTGAAGACATCTTTAATAGAGCACTATGTTCTCTAGCGCTTGCTGAGAGAACAATAGTATCCTATAGATATGGACTCTCTTATCTCAATGATACATTTGATTTAAATACAAATGCTACACACCACAGAGCTATGAGTGATGTTATGACAACATATGGCCTATTTTTATTATCTTTAGAAAATTGTACTGAAAGTTTAAATAATGTAGAGGACTTGATAAAGTTTTCAAAAGAAGCACCTAGACTTAAAAGGCCTAAGTTTGATCCATTTCTTCTCAAAGAGGAAGAAATAGAGACTCAAGAGTTATAG
- a CDS encoding phosphoribosylanthranilate isomerase, translating into MRTKICGITSFKDAMIAIDAGADALGFVFYEKSPRYITPNNAKSIIEKLPPFVEKVALFVEEEADTINSISQSIGATLAQLHFEASDELCSSLKIPHLKVIRAQKKDDIFKFADEYRLVDAYCEVYGGAGKRINIEWFDGIDCSKIILAGGLNPQNISALKEYGFYALDVSSGVELSHGIKDEEKVKEFILNAQ; encoded by the coding sequence ATGAGAACTAAGATATGCGGGATAACATCATTTAAGGATGCAATGATTGCAATAGATGCAGGAGCAGATGCTCTTGGCTTTGTTTTTTATGAAAAGTCTCCGCGTTATATAACTCCAAATAATGCAAAATCTATAATTGAGAAACTTCCCCCATTTGTGGAGAAGGTTGCTCTTTTTGTTGAAGAAGAAGCTGACACTATTAACTCCATATCTCAATCAATTGGTGCAACACTTGCACAACTTCACTTTGAAGCTTCAGATGAATTATGCAGTTCTCTTAAAATACCACATCTTAAAGTTATAAGAGCACAAAAAAAAGATGATATTTTCAAGTTTGCTGATGAGTATAGACTAGTTGATGCATACTGTGAAGTATATGGTGGAGCTGGTAAACGAATTAACATTGAATGGTTTGATGGCATTGATTGCTCTAAAATAATCTTAGCTGGAGGATTAAATCCTCAGAATATCTCAGCACTTAAAGAGTATGGATTTTACGCTCTTGACGTAAGTAGTGGCGTTGAGCTTAGTCACGGTATCAAAGATGAAGAAAAAGTAAAAGAATTTATCCTCAATGCACAATAA
- the rpe gene encoding ribulose-phosphate 3-epimerase: MKVAPSVLSADFGNLQRDVEEICDAGCDFVHVDVMDGHFVPNLTIGPVVVSAIAKCATKPLDIHLMVQNNTFFVELFAPLKPEYISFHIEEEKHPHRLIQKIRSLGIKPAIVLNPHTPPESVEFLLKDLDMVLLMSVNPGFGGQSFIDSVLTKAARLNEMRNRINPNCLIEVDGGVSDKNIQSLKDVGVDVVVAGSYVFKHENRKTAINSLQI; the protein is encoded by the coding sequence ATGAAAGTAGCTCCAAGTGTACTCTCGGCAGATTTTGGTAATTTACAAAGAGATGTAGAAGAGATATGTGATGCTGGATGTGATTTTGTTCATGTAGATGTTATGGATGGGCACTTTGTACCAAACTTGACTATTGGCCCAGTCGTAGTTTCTGCCATTGCTAAATGTGCAACAAAGCCATTAGATATACATTTAATGGTTCAAAACAATACTTTTTTTGTTGAACTTTTTGCACCACTAAAGCCTGAATATATCTCTTTTCATATAGAAGAGGAGAAGCACCCTCATAGACTTATTCAAAAGATTCGTTCACTTGGTATCAAGCCAGCTATAGTACTTAATCCTCACACTCCACCTGAATCTGTTGAATTTTTACTTAAAGACTTAGATATGGTACTTCTAATGAGTGTAAATCCAGGTTTTGGTGGACAGAGTTTTATTGATTCTGTACTGACTAAAGCTGCTCGTCTTAATGAAATGAGAAATAGAATTAACCCAAATTGTCTCATAGAAGTTGATGGTGGAGTAAGTGATAAAAATATCCAATCCCTCAAAGATGTCGGTGTTGATGTTGTCGTTGCTGGAAGCTATGTATTTAAACACGAAAACCGTAAAACAGCGATAAATAGCCTTCAAATTTAG
- a CDS encoding chemotaxis protein CheX: protein MKAVIKNNIGVFHPQGFLDGAAGTSILSMEDIQSTLNANAEMILVSLKKVIFFNRNGLDAFVKMFKKVRLENQATVGFCDYDTKKFDAISRFYKDDLMFSLFKTQEVAMLFSSSFKKDSKSVLLFSDDKSQRAAMAIELHDNGHNPIIAQTEEEFEEKSRTDKAYDIIITDTYLGQMGQKVATRVTGNAIIYTLSSFLDAEIGSTFNIVYHNNSLNVGFRLFIFDTYKVISMNIHALNFFSKLSSSAAEYNATICFVGMTFDKTPKNFKDTLEDSGIMFFNQMDDILQDKKLLEELGASSAANIKNKRAINKTIVTKLPSFIDATVATIEMMTNSKAVKEAAQVDQIQVGNKEGKIASSIGFYGDMDGMIILVFPHEIAKKACELLIGEATDDTEMILDTLAELVNIVGGKLKTLLMDNNISVDITLPRTYPNVGSLLEIVQGKKGVQVDLSFDNDKFLFFLTR, encoded by the coding sequence ATGAAAGCAGTCATTAAAAACAATATAGGTGTTTTTCATCCCCAAGGATTTCTTGATGGTGCAGCAGGCACATCAATTTTGAGCATGGAGGACATCCAATCTACACTTAATGCTAATGCAGAAATGATTCTTGTCTCACTTAAAAAGGTGATATTTTTTAACCGAAATGGCTTAGATGCTTTTGTTAAAATGTTTAAAAAAGTACGTTTAGAGAATCAAGCAACAGTAGGTTTTTGTGATTATGACACTAAAAAATTTGATGCAATATCACGTTTTTATAAAGATGACTTGATGTTTTCTCTTTTTAAAACACAAGAGGTAGCAATGCTTTTCTCTTCAAGTTTCAAAAAAGACTCTAAAAGTGTACTTCTCTTTAGTGATGATAAATCTCAACGTGCTGCTATGGCAATAGAACTTCACGATAATGGACATAACCCAATTATCGCACAAACTGAAGAGGAGTTTGAAGAAAAATCTAGAACAGATAAAGCCTATGATATTATTATTACAGATACATATTTAGGTCAAATGGGCCAAAAGGTTGCAACTAGAGTAACTGGAAATGCAATTATCTATACCCTTTCATCATTTTTAGATGCAGAGATAGGCAGCACTTTTAATATTGTTTATCATAACAACTCTTTAAATGTAGGCTTTAGACTCTTTATTTTTGACACATATAAAGTTATAAGTATGAATATTCATGCATTAAATTTTTTCTCTAAACTATCAAGTTCTGCCGCTGAATACAATGCAACGATATGTTTTGTAGGAATGACCTTTGATAAAACACCAAAGAACTTTAAAGACACTCTTGAAGACTCTGGAATAATGTTTTTTAATCAGATGGATGACATACTGCAGGATAAAAAACTTCTTGAAGAACTAGGAGCTAGTAGTGCTGCTAATATCAAAAATAAACGTGCCATCAATAAAACTATTGTTACAAAACTCCCTAGCTTTATTGATGCTACTGTTGCTACGATCGAGATGATGACAAACTCAAAAGCAGTAAAAGAAGCTGCTCAAGTTGATCAGATCCAAGTTGGTAATAAAGAGGGGAAAATTGCTAGTTCTATCGGTTTTTATGGAGATATGGACGGTATGATTATTTTAGTATTCCCTCATGAAATAGCGAAGAAAGCTTGTGAACTTCTCATAGGAGAAGCTACTGATGATACAGAGATGATTTTAGACACCTTGGCAGAACTTGTAAATATAGTAGGAGGTAAACTAAAAACACTTCTCATGGATAATAATATAAGTGTAGATATTACACTTCCAAGAACCTACCCAAATGTTGGAAGTCTTCTTGAAATTGTCCAAGGTAAAAAGGGTGTTCAAGTAGACCTCTCTTTTGACAATGATAAATTTTTGTTTTTTTTAACTAGATAA
- a CDS encoding HDOD domain-containing protein: MITIDKIDSYINRIPPAPEALKLTLAHLNLGDITKAALAAKEDRALSAYLKDMVNKPIFGFRNEVSEIPQIFGILGVSKTQQAVYNYMMTLLSPSKWIFFKLNKTSFTNLQADLSVNWQKILSHLEIVDKDIQSSISLLPASIIVAEALFCEKIDDVNLLRSVNPIDLNTILKRLCHTDLFDICQRIAQKWEMNKEIAEIIQSASGVKPSTDEKINNLGKWMHLLLFYTLSQPTYIEADLNNFIDFQIEYVEDIYEDFSKLMEIS, encoded by the coding sequence TTGATTACAATAGATAAAATAGATAGTTACATAAACAGAATACCTCCTGCACCCGAAGCTTTAAAACTTACGCTTGCTCATCTAAACCTAGGTGATATAACAAAAGCAGCCTTAGCAGCTAAAGAGGATAGAGCACTGAGTGCTTACCTCAAAGACATGGTTAACAAACCAATATTTGGCTTTAGAAATGAAGTAAGTGAAATCCCTCAAATATTTGGAATTCTTGGTGTTTCTAAAACACAACAAGCCGTCTACAACTATATGATGACACTGCTTTCGCCATCAAAATGGATATTTTTTAAGCTTAATAAAACATCTTTTACCAATTTGCAAGCAGACCTCTCTGTAAACTGGCAAAAAATACTCTCTCATCTAGAGATAGTAGATAAAGATATTCAAAGCTCTATATCTTTACTCCCTGCAAGTATCATTGTAGCAGAAGCTTTGTTTTGTGAGAAAATAGATGATGTAAATCTTCTTAGGAGTGTAAATCCAATAGATTTAAACACTATTTTAAAACGACTTTGTCATACTGACCTTTTTGATATATGTCAAAGAATAGCTCAAAAATGGGAAATGAATAAAGAGATAGCTGAGATTATTCAATCTGCTTCGGGAGTTAAACCATCTACTGATGAGAAGATTAACAATCTTGGAAAGTGGATGCACCTTTTACTTTTTTACACCCTATCTCAGCCAACATATATCGAAGCAGACCTTAATAACTTTATAGACTTTCAAATAGAGTATGTAGAGGATATATATGAAGATTTTTCAAAACTAATGGAGATTTCATGA
- the rpmB gene encoding 50S ribosomal protein L28 translates to MARRCAISGKGPMSGNNVSHAKNRTKRRFLLNLRTVRITLEDGTTKKIKISARELRTLKKNS, encoded by the coding sequence ATGGCAAGAAGATGTGCTATTAGTGGCAAAGGCCCTATGAGTGGGAACAATGTTTCTCATGCAAAAAACAGAACAAAGCGTCGTTTTTTATTAAACCTAAGAACAGTGCGTATCACTTTAGAAGATGGTACAACGAAAAAAATTAAGATCTCTGCAAGAGAATTACGCACACTTAAGAAAAACTCTTAA
- a CDS encoding potassium channel family protein translates to MNLLQRIRKFLNWEIAPKPDPKLLPEVYSHLKHFRLPLILTVIVMLIGTIGYVLIDDFPIFDAIYQTAITFTTVGFGEIRPISDVGRIFTINLIIAGFAVFSSAIGILVSELNKGHIIAILKERKMLYKIVRLKQHFVVCYHNDYTIEVTKQLRKNHIPFVVIDPRPDIHKWAEENKYPHYLQAEPHAELSMLKAHLSSAKGLISLSSSIADNIALIASVRLFEKEHDLPRPYYIISSAETISDVEKLKKLGANTVVSPTELTAQRVSAMAARPDMENLLEQFLYKSDNPIDMQEIVVPKYSWSVLKKLKETHLRQMTNTSVIGITKKDGKFTSMPKGDELVTSECKLLVIGTQEGIRAAKGLIRKREKPKELKFV, encoded by the coding sequence ATGAATCTTTTGCAAAGGATTCGTAAGTTCTTAAATTGGGAGATAGCTCCCAAACCTGATCCAAAACTTCTTCCTGAAGTTTACTCACACCTAAAACACTTTCGCTTACCTCTTATTTTAACTGTAATTGTAATGCTCATTGGAACTATTGGCTACGTTCTTATTGATGATTTTCCAATATTTGACGCGATTTATCAAACAGCTATAACATTTACAACAGTTGGTTTTGGCGAGATTAGACCTATCTCTGATGTAGGTAGAATATTCACAATAAATTTGATTATTGCAGGGTTTGCAGTCTTTTCAAGTGCAATAGGTATTTTAGTTTCTGAGTTAAATAAAGGGCATATTATTGCCATATTAAAGGAGAGAAAAATGTTATATAAGATTGTACGACTTAAGCAACATTTCGTAGTTTGTTATCATAATGACTATACTATCGAAGTTACAAAGCAGCTCCGAAAAAATCATATTCCTTTTGTTGTTATTGATCCAAGACCTGACATACATAAGTGGGCGGAAGAAAATAAATATCCACACTATCTTCAAGCTGAGCCTCATGCAGAGCTCTCTATGCTTAAAGCTCACCTTTCATCAGCGAAAGGCCTGATTTCTCTCTCTAGTTCAATAGCAGATAATATTGCCCTTATAGCTTCTGTGAGACTTTTTGAAAAAGAGCATGATCTACCTCGTCCATATTATATTATCTCTTCAGCAGAGACTATTAGTGATGTAGAGAAACTTAAAAAACTAGGTGCTAATACAGTTGTTTCACCAACAGAGTTAACCGCACAAAGAGTAAGTGCTATGGCTGCTCGTCCAGATATGGAAAACTTACTTGAACAGTTTCTATACAAAAGTGATAACCCGATAGATATGCAAGAGATAGTTGTTCCAAAGTATAGCTGGTCAGTGTTAAAAAAACTAAAAGAGACTCACCTTCGTCAAATGACAAATACATCTGTTATAGGTATAACAAAAAAAGATGGAAAATTTACAAGTATGCCAAAGGGTGATGAACTAGTAACTAGTGAGTGTAAACTCTTAGTAATTGGGACACAAGAGGGTATTAGAGCAGCTAAAGGGCTTATTAGAAAAAGAGAAAAACCAAAGGAATTGAAGTTTGTATAA
- the argJ gene encoding bifunctional glutamate N-acetyltransferase/amino-acid acetyltransferase ArgJ gives MYKLTQIDGGVCASSGFYADGISAGLKSNNAKDMAFIYSNELCDIASVFTTNKMVAAPIKHFLAKGEFKTNFILINSKNANAMTGDAGVEDIDEILSHLPSEVKNPLMSSTGVIGARLPKEKIIAGTKLFNLTSRDADAAARAIMTTDSFSKQIAFNVELEDGSSFKIGAMAKGAGMINPAMATMLCFITTDAKVNKSEMQTILDEVTVTTFNAASVDGDTSTNDTVMLLSNATSNSYDKDAFKEALHKIMLFLAQEMVRDGEGATKLVTYKVTGAKDDEEAQRVAKALSDSLLVKTALYGEDPNWGRIASTVGAAGVEANEESLTISFNELCVYEKGVIHFDAAMEEKASAVMKLDRFSISCDLGIASGSFTAYGCDLGYEYVKINADYRT, from the coding sequence TTGTATAAGTTAACACAGATAGATGGCGGTGTTTGTGCAAGTAGTGGGTTCTATGCAGATGGTATTAGTGCAGGATTAAAATCAAATAATGCAAAAGATATGGCATTTATATACTCTAATGAGTTATGTGACATCGCTTCTGTTTTTACAACAAATAAAATGGTAGCAGCACCAATAAAACATTTTTTGGCTAAAGGTGAATTTAAAACAAACTTTATCCTTATAAACTCTAAAAATGCCAACGCCATGACTGGAGATGCTGGAGTAGAAGATATAGATGAGATACTCTCTCATTTGCCAAGTGAAGTGAAAAATCCTCTTATGAGTTCAACTGGCGTTATCGGTGCTAGACTCCCTAAGGAGAAGATAATAGCTGGAACAAAGCTCTTTAATCTAACTTCTAGAGATGCAGATGCAGCGGCAAGAGCAATTATGACAACAGACAGCTTTTCAAAACAGATAGCGTTTAACGTAGAACTTGAAGATGGAAGTAGTTTTAAGATAGGTGCAATGGCTAAGGGTGCTGGGATGATTAACCCTGCAATGGCTACTATGCTCTGCTTTATAACTACAGATGCAAAAGTAAATAAGTCTGAGATGCAAACTATTTTAGATGAAGTGACAGTGACAACCTTTAATGCAGCAAGTGTTGATGGTGATACTTCTACAAACGACACCGTGATGCTTCTCTCAAACGCGACTTCAAATAGCTATGATAAAGATGCATTTAAAGAAGCTCTTCATAAAATTATGCTTTTTTTAGCACAAGAGATGGTAAGAGATGGAGAGGGTGCTACTAAGCTCGTGACATATAAAGTTACAGGTGCTAAAGATGATGAAGAAGCGCAGAGAGTTGCTAAAGCACTTTCGGATTCTCTACTTGTTAAAACCGCCTTGTATGGTGAAGATCCAAACTGGGGAAGAATCGCTTCAACGGTTGGCGCTGCTGGAGTTGAAGCTAATGAAGAGAGTCTTACTATAAGCTTCAATGAACTCTGTGTTTATGAAAAGGGCGTCATACACTTTGATGCTGCGATGGAAGAGAAAGCTTCTGCAGTTATGAAGCTCGATAGATTTAGTATATCTTGTGACCTAGGAATAGCTAGCGGGAGTTTTACTGCTTATGGCTGTGATCTTGGTTATGAGTATGTTAAGATTAACGCAGACTATAGAACATAA